Genomic window (Asticcacaulis excentricus CB 48):
CGCTCCAGCCCCACCGCAAGCCGAGATTTTACGTCAAGAGGTATTAGCTGCACTTGCCCTTCGTCGCCAACGCCTTCGCCTGCGACTTGATAGCCGCCGATGCGGCCGAGGCATACCGCTTGTTAAATTCCGAAATCGCAACACACGACTTCGGCGCATCGGTTTGCGCCAGGGCAGTAGCTAGTTTCACGGTCGCTTCGGGGGCCCAGCTCGTCTTGGGCCAGCCCTTCAGCGAGGTTGCATAGGCGGCCACAGATCCGGAGATATCCCCCTTGACGGTGCGGATCTGCCCCAGACGAAACCAAGCTTCCGGAGTCTGCGGCGCGGAGGCCCACTTGGTCGTAAACTCGGTAAAGGCGCGCTCGGCATCTTCCATCTTGCCATTGGTCAACAGGTCATAGGCCTGATTGAAGTCGCCCTCGGCCGTCCCGGTAGTGGGCGGCGGCGGCGGCGGTCCGGCCAGCGCCGCATCGATGTCTTTGAGGTGCGCTTCGGCCAGATCAAGACGTTGGATCAGCGTACCGATGCGCGCCTCCAGCCCGGCGGTCTTTTCATTGGCCTGACGGGCGGCGAAGCCGGCCTCTTCGATCTGACCGGTCAGGCGCGTAATCTGCTGCGCCTGATCATCGACCTTTCGCGACAAGATTTCGACCGTGGCTTGGAGCGCAACGACTTCGGGGTCTGGTTCGATCAGCGCGGGTGGGCCGGCATTCTTACCCGTCTTGCCTTCATAATTCGAGATCGCGCG
Coding sequences:
- a CDS encoding tetratricopeptide repeat protein, yielding MTRQSLKATLSALTIAVATAASLSAVAPTPAHAQLFSIDQDEVDDKSPPVEWDKKRLERLDRNVRKLERAISNYEGKTGKNAGPPALIEPDPEVVALQATVEILSRKVDDQAQQITRLTGQIEEAGFAARQANEKTAGLEARIGTLIQRLDLAEAHLKDIDAALAGPPPPPPTTGTAEGDFNQAYDLLTNGKMEDAERAFTEFTTKWASAPQTPEAWFRLGQIRTVKGDISGSVAAYATSLKGWPKTSWAPEATVKLATALAQTDAPKSCVAISEFNKRYASAASAAIKSQAKALATKGKCS